A stretch of the Myripristis murdjan chromosome 24, fMyrMur1.1, whole genome shotgun sequence genome encodes the following:
- the pla2g7 gene encoding platelet-activating factor acetylhydrolase isoform X1, which produces MFSNGGFVQLLAKTIYAWTRTDQRRCKLCVFTMGNACSNNLGIPPAKGPNAVGCTDFMMDHTTQGTFFRLYYPCQESESAEKPDWIPCREYFNGLADFMKINRSLSEKIFNYLFGSFKIPAYLDAPFKTNEKCPVVIFSHGLGAFRTLYSAICAELASQGFIVASVEHRDESASATYYFREKCESERRDEPLPKTSVSAPDNLVEEWMYYRALQHGESEFPLRNKQVKQRADECIRALDKLIEINSGISVQNVLQTQFDWTTLENSMDLCRIAVIGHSFGGATVIEALCKEVKFKCGVALDAWMFPIDEEIFPRVKQPIFFINSEKFQWAGNISRMKKLESALIQRKMITIRGTVHQSFPDFTFLTGNWIGKLMKLKGDIDPEIAMDLSNKATLAFLQRHLGLEKDFNQWDPLIDGKDDNLIPGTNVTVLQSAI; this is translated from the exons ATGttttctaatggaggattcgtACAGTTGCTAGCCAAGACGATTTACGCGTGGACAAGGACAG ATCAGAGGAGGTGCAAGCTCTGTGTGTTTACCATGGGGAACGCTTGCAGTAATAACCTGGGGATCCCTCCAGCCAAAGGCCCCAATGCTGTTGGATGCACAGACTTCATGATGGATCACACCACACAG GGCACCTTCTTCCGGCTTTACTATCCTTGTCAAGAGTCAGAAAGTGCAGAAAAACCAGACTGGATCCCGTGCAGAGAGTACTTCAATGGTCTGGCAGACTTCATGAAAATCAACAGATCTCTCAGTGAAAAGATTTTCAACTACCTCTTCG GATCCTTTAAGATCCCAGCCTACTTGGACGctccatttaaaacaaatgaaaaatgtccagTAGTGATTTTCTCTCATGGCCTTGGAGCCTTCAG GACTTTGTATTCAGCTATATGTGCAGAACTGGCTTCTCAGGGCTTCATTGTGGCCTCGGTGGAACACAG AGATGAGTCTGCCTCGGCTACGTATTATTTCCGTGAAAAGTGTGagtcagagaggagagatgagccCTTGCCTAAAACATCAGTGTCGGCACCAGACAACCTGGTGGAGGAGTGGATGTACTACAGAGCTCTGCAGCATGGAGAGAGCGAATTCCCCCTCCGAAATAAACAA GTGAAACAGAGAGCAGACGAATGCATTCGAGCTTTGGATAAACTCATTGAAATCAACTCAGGGATATCAGTGCAGAATGTACTGCAAACACAGTTTGACTGGACGACATTGGAG AACTCCATGGACCTGTGCAGGATAGCTGTAATCGGACATTCCTTCGGGGGTGCAACAGTGATTGAAGCGCTGTGCAAAGAGGTTAAATTCAA GTGTGGTGTAGCCCTGGACGCCTGGATGTTCCCTATAGATGAAGAGATCTTTCCCCGGGTGAAGCAGCCCATCTTCTTCATCAACTCAGAAAAGTTCCAGTGGGCAGGAAACATCAGCCGCATGAAGAAGCTAGAGTCAGCCCTCATACAGAGGAAAATGATCACCATTAG AGGTACAGTCCACCAGAGTTTCCCAGACTTCACCTTCCTCACAGGAAACTGGATCGGAAAGCTGATGAAGTTGAAGGGAGACATCGACCCAGAGATTGCCATGGACCTCTCCAATAAAGCCACTCTAGCTTTTCTGCAACGCCATCTTG GTCTGGAGAAGGACTTCAATCAATGGGACCCTCTGATTGACGGGAAGGACGACAACCTCATTCCAGGAACCAATGTCACTGTGCTCCAGTCTGCCATCTAA
- the sf3b6 gene encoding splicing factor 3B subunit 6 yields MAMQAAKRANIRLPPEVNRILYIRNLPYKITAEEMYDIFGKYGPIRQIRTGNTPETRGTAYVVYEDIFDAKNACDHLSGFNVCNRYLVVLYYNANRAFQKMDTKKKEEQLKLLKEKYGINTDPPK; encoded by the exons ATGGCTATGCAAGCAGCGAAACGAGCTAAT ATCCGATTACCCCCTGAAGTCAACCGAATCCTGTATATCAGGAACCTGCCCTATAAGATCACAGCCGAGGAGATGTATGATATCTTTGGGAAATATGGACCAATACGCCAAATCAGAAC AGGGAACACACCAGAAACAAGAGGAACGGCCTATGTGGTGTATGAGGACATCTTTGATGCCAAGAATGCCTGCGACCACCTTTCTGGCTTCAACGTCTGCAACCGCTACTTGGTGGTCCTGTACTACAATGCAAACAGA GCTTTCCAGAAGATGGacacaaagaagaaagaggaacagTTGAAACTTCTAAAAGAGAAATACGGCATCAACACGGACCCTCCAAAGTAA
- the pla2g7 gene encoding platelet-activating factor acetylhydrolase isoform X2 has translation MGNACSNNLGIPPAKGPNAVGCTDFMMDHTTQGTFFRLYYPCQESESAEKPDWIPCREYFNGLADFMKINRSLSEKIFNYLFGSFKIPAYLDAPFKTNEKCPVVIFSHGLGAFRTLYSAICAELASQGFIVASVEHRDESASATYYFREKCESERRDEPLPKTSVSAPDNLVEEWMYYRALQHGESEFPLRNKQVKQRADECIRALDKLIEINSGISVQNVLQTQFDWTTLENSMDLCRIAVIGHSFGGATVIEALCKEVKFKCGVALDAWMFPIDEEIFPRVKQPIFFINSEKFQWAGNISRMKKLESALIQRKMITIRGTVHQSFPDFTFLTGNWIGKLMKLKGDIDPEIAMDLSNKATLAFLQRHLGLEKDFNQWDPLIDGKDDNLIPGTNVTVLQSAI, from the exons ATGGGGAACGCTTGCAGTAATAACCTGGGGATCCCTCCAGCCAAAGGCCCCAATGCTGTTGGATGCACAGACTTCATGATGGATCACACCACACAG GGCACCTTCTTCCGGCTTTACTATCCTTGTCAAGAGTCAGAAAGTGCAGAAAAACCAGACTGGATCCCGTGCAGAGAGTACTTCAATGGTCTGGCAGACTTCATGAAAATCAACAGATCTCTCAGTGAAAAGATTTTCAACTACCTCTTCG GATCCTTTAAGATCCCAGCCTACTTGGACGctccatttaaaacaaatgaaaaatgtccagTAGTGATTTTCTCTCATGGCCTTGGAGCCTTCAG GACTTTGTATTCAGCTATATGTGCAGAACTGGCTTCTCAGGGCTTCATTGTGGCCTCGGTGGAACACAG AGATGAGTCTGCCTCGGCTACGTATTATTTCCGTGAAAAGTGTGagtcagagaggagagatgagccCTTGCCTAAAACATCAGTGTCGGCACCAGACAACCTGGTGGAGGAGTGGATGTACTACAGAGCTCTGCAGCATGGAGAGAGCGAATTCCCCCTCCGAAATAAACAA GTGAAACAGAGAGCAGACGAATGCATTCGAGCTTTGGATAAACTCATTGAAATCAACTCAGGGATATCAGTGCAGAATGTACTGCAAACACAGTTTGACTGGACGACATTGGAG AACTCCATGGACCTGTGCAGGATAGCTGTAATCGGACATTCCTTCGGGGGTGCAACAGTGATTGAAGCGCTGTGCAAAGAGGTTAAATTCAA GTGTGGTGTAGCCCTGGACGCCTGGATGTTCCCTATAGATGAAGAGATCTTTCCCCGGGTGAAGCAGCCCATCTTCTTCATCAACTCAGAAAAGTTCCAGTGGGCAGGAAACATCAGCCGCATGAAGAAGCTAGAGTCAGCCCTCATACAGAGGAAAATGATCACCATTAG AGGTACAGTCCACCAGAGTTTCCCAGACTTCACCTTCCTCACAGGAAACTGGATCGGAAAGCTGATGAAGTTGAAGGGAGACATCGACCCAGAGATTGCCATGGACCTCTCCAATAAAGCCACTCTAGCTTTTCTGCAACGCCATCTTG GTCTGGAGAAGGACTTCAATCAATGGGACCCTCTGATTGACGGGAAGGACGACAACCTCATTCCAGGAACCAATGTCACTGTGCTCCAGTCTGCCATCTAA
- the tdrd6a gene encoding tudor domain-containing 6: MSSIPELPAPGSDVTVLITRVNLNPLCVLVEIWGSFSQKWKTDYECLAKDIQSSGKIFHESEGNPGDQCLVKVVDTWYRSRIVSKNGSNYSVFLIDKGLVHSVTTDMLAWGKKEHFHLPPEVEFCVLSNILPRAPENRWSPIAIEFLRSLSGKCVKACVQDVLVPHRAVVLDIPCISKQMYEMGFARKLSADRFKDFLLETLQSSSGAPMSPETPHSSDGAPMSLETWPNYKGSEPVGPRDHLHKQGLFMYPERLTGTVETVIITEVTNPQRVFCQLKVFSQELKKLTEQITQHYEGRLATCIVSPDMLGSPCAARGSDGRWYRSVLQQVLPTGKVVEVLNVDYGRKQFVQVENVRPLAAEFFRMPVGTYICALHGIIDRGVGWTATQIDNLKALLLYKTLIAKFEYQSISEGVHYVTLYGDENTNINNLFGSRERCLLECEKTLGDYAVHSTAHRYEQQVRKESLGSVSTSLQAVKGTDEKGIMEKLQVEDLPLNSSHVAVVQHVSSPSEFWIQTQKYADEMGKLMDSIYDLYKDSNSEKVRNPTVGLFCAAKANDGDFYRAVVSEVSETRVKVFFVDYGSTEEVDRSDIRAIPDKFKKLPQLVLKCKLADIKPKDKRWSHSATDFFIKAVTDKVLNVNVTAKYDGGYVVCMTDSAAHGERDISQLMCSSGFAEKDQAQKQPISRMTMQPTVIPAALGPGVTPLHREGRISLQHPNTVGPTSNERSATFKEHMFPIGSTLEVSVCYIESPNDFWCQLVQNAGHLKLLMQDMQTYYASSAYQPFLESACVARHPDNGMWYRALVIHKHVTPQVDVLLVDYGQMKTVTLYELRKICPEFLSLKGQAFRCSLYNLVDPTSTINDWSEEAVVQFQDFVDTAASNHVVLKCTIYAIMYSEQKVVYNIVDLETPFESVCTLMASVASSPPKKASRSPLRLDTYYYSTHNIKTGTEEMVTVTYVNSVNQFYCQLERNAHVMEDLVIKLNSLCHQLKTAKLPAVFGTVCFAKYTDGLWYRGQIKATQPSILVHFVDYGDTLEVDKSDLLPVPTEAGDIVSVPVQAIECGLSDIPASVSSEVNSWFENSVTEHTFRALVVAKEPGGKLLVELYSGKTQVNSKIKKKFQIKMHSEEQVVFHGKRALEVLTNDAKKNRNALPQQVTERQNDAQILKTNQRVSPKPVCQMEDDMKTTKGSLRSAPKPIRPVGENGHKAKAPTLKLYRPPQQRKLSGTMPTSTGNGSEPADANTKQSKQNIKHNIPTDPKQVIKSKLPDTESQKKSYVATDHEPESFPKLADLPSKSITSGMEADVFVSHCNSPLSFYVQFVEEEDNLFSIVGKLNDYQTAIKPTDVENVHPGDLVQAEFPDDSSWYRAVVREIHGNSMALVEFVDYGNTAVVSTSKICRIHKSLLQFPTYSTHCMLSDGVSLGKELALDPEVVSNFKKDIGDNGDKELKCRFIRQSESVWEVSLEDSGVNVMCKVPTTSPAAASDCFAEKLGQMEEKPVQSSVSGQMPTEKSSLQPCPLRYVERDFLEGQQLMAYVTTINDDQSFWCQSADSDELDKITVSVSQHKTVNTDSLSPGSPCIARYAEDEVWYRAEVISKEEDMRSVFFVDYGNKSQVSARDVLQMQPELCEIPPQAFLCELEGFEAYHGSWEDGAIDTLSELITDKELLLTVNRVTRGEQGKIKCFVQMECEGQVINETMRAQWRSFTNNNNPDAVDLSSSYKAPQLPFDSDTPKELVIPETDIAVSFSQSVGDQKEEEYTEELNTPCDAGDSSQLSCLMKSDGSVPSQSSADAQKEDVDEILSESSVTVQPCSVTEMEMIGEKVSKQVVKSLPATVMSEAEPNSDCLSYDVGKDQTMLPLLDKGEQDTVKFESGRDFEKKAASTIESLVGPEYTNFSPCSDDELKQAVAPYARQTQKVCNKMCFEAGPQSTQSAPTTTDTLVAQEEKCVDEEECQTVVAELECLPKEQDSHNAQDNADIVKDSEFGLLRPAESLPINSACVVWSPVKSWCKARILKKFKDSTLVLLVDYDSEMMVDPDSIFDTVLPESDQCDNDDSPDLDGALPHNESQAGATIEQEDETGEVAPQEEPPCTPTYGKNNLTEDDALAHQEDKHLALLVDTEPAVSEQHTDIVLSQKMDDVAGQGTSSIEEACQADVCIDLEHGAEAVGSEQLLHTTPTRDTDSEDDVIPEEMSNSSDSSLGVQLSTVTHLSLVIINSSDDTVVCLKETQSLQQQQH; encoded by the exons ATGTCTTCGATCCCTGAACTTCCTGCACCAGGATCGGATGTGACAGTCCTAATAACCAGGGTTAACTTGAACCCCCTTTGTGTGCTTGTGGAGATCTGGGGCAGCTTTAGCCAGAAATGGAAAACAGACTATGAGTGCCTGGCAAAAGACATTCAGTCTTCTGGAAAAATATTTCAtgagtctgaaggaaatcctggtgaccAGTGCTTGGTTAAAGTGGTTGACACTTGGTACAGGTCTCGCATAGTCTCAAAAAATGGCTCAAATTACAGTGTGTTCCTTATTGACAAAGGGTTGGTGCATAGTGTCACCACAGATATGCTGGCATGGGGTAAGAAAGAGCACTTCCACCTACCACCTGAAGTGGAATTCTGTGTGCTTTCTAATATTTTGCCACGTGCACCTGAGAACAGGTGGTCTCCAATAGCTATCGAGTTTCTGAGATCTCTCTCTGGGAAATGTGTGAAGGCATGTGTCCAAGATGTACTGGTGCCCCACAGAGCAGTTGTCCTTGACATCCCCTGCATATCCAAGCAAATGTATGAGATGGGATTTGCAAGGAAGTTGTCTGCTGACAGGTTCAAGGACTTTCTACTTGAGACACTGCAGTCCAGCAGTGGTGCTCCAATGTCCCCAGAGACACCCCACTCCAGTGATGGTGCTCCAATGTCCCTGGAGACTTGGCCGAACTACAAAGGAAGTGAACCAGTGGGACCACGTGATCATTTGCACAAACAAGGGCTTTTTATGTACCCAGAGCGGCTGACAGGAACTGTGGAGACTGTCATCATCACAGAAGTAACAAATCCACAGCGGGTTTTCTGCCAGTTAAAGGTTTTTTCACAAGAGTTGAAGAAACTGACAGAGCAGATCACTCAGCACTATGAGGGCAGACTGGCCACTTGCATTGTAAGTCCTGATATGCTTGGGTCCCCATGTGCTGCAAGAGGAAGTGACGGTAGGTGGTACCGGTCTGTTTTACAGCAGGTATTGCCGACCGGCAAGGTGGTTGAAGTACTGAATGTGGACTATGGGAGAAAGCAGTTTGTTCAAGTGGAAAATGTAAGGCCACTGGCTGCCGAATTCTTCAGGATGCCTGTTGGGACTTACATCTGTGCCCTCCATGGAATCATTGACAGAGGTGTGGGATGGACAGCCACCCAGATTGACAATCTCAAGGCCCTTCTCCTGTATAAGACACTCATCGCCAAATTTGAGTATCAAAGCATCTCAGAGGGTGTTCACTATGTTACACTCTATGgtgatgaaaacacaaatatcaacAACCTGTTTGGCTCAAGGGAGAGGTGCTTACTTGAATGTGAAAAAACCCTTGGAGATTATGCTGTCCACAGTACTGCACACAGATACGAGCAACAGGTTCGAAAAGAAAGCCTAGGAAGTGTGTCTACttccctgcaggctgtgaaGGGAACAGATGAGAAAGGAATTATGGAGAAGTTGCAAGTTGAAGACCTTCCTCTCAACTCCTCACATGTGGCTGTCGTGCAACATGTGTCCAGTCCGTCAGAGTTTTGGATCCAAACACAGAAGTATGCAGATGAGATGGGTAAACTGATGGATAGCATCTATGATCTGTACAAGGATTCAAATAGTGAAAAAGTAAGAAATCCAACTGTTGGCCTGTTCTGTGCTGCCAAGGCAAATGATGGTGATTTCTATCGAGCAGTTGTGTCTGAAGTCAGTGAGACACGAGTCAAGGTGTTCTTTGTTGATTATGGAAGCACTGAAGAGGTTGATAGGAGTGACATAAGGGCCATTCCTGACAAGTTCAAAAAGCTGCCCCAGCTTGTATTGAAATGTAAGCTGGCTGATATTAAGCCAAAAGATAAGAGATGGAGTCACAGTGCCACTGACTTTTTCATTAAGGCAGTCACAGACAAAGTCCTTAATGTTAATGTGACAGCAAAATATGATGGTGGTTATGTTGTTTGTATGACAGATTCAGCagcacatggagagagagacattagcCAGCTGATGTGTAGCTCTGGCTTTGCTGAGAAGGATCAAGCACAGAAACAGCCCATCAGCAGGATGACCATGCAGCCTACCGTCATCCCTGCAGCACTGGGTCCAGGTGTCACACCTTTACACCGTGAGGGTAGGATTTCTCTACAACACCCAAACACTGTTGGCCCCACCAGCAATGAAAGAAGTGCTACCTTTAAGGAACACATGTTCCCCATAGGAAGTACCCTTGAAGTCAGTGTATGTTACATTGAAAGCCCCAATGATTTCTGGTGCCAACTTGTACAAAATGCAGGGCACCTGAAATTGCTTATGCAAGACATGCAGACATACTATGCAAGTAGTGCGTACCAGCCTTTTCTAGAATCGGCATGTGTCGCTCGGCATCCAGATAATGGAATGTGGTACAGAGCCCTTGTAATTCACAAACATGTGACACCCCAAGTTGATGTGTTGTTGGTTGACTACGGCCAGATGAAGACAGTCACTCTCTATGAACTAAGGAAGATATGCCCTGAATTCCTAAGTCTGAAAGGTCAGGCTTTTCGATGTAGTCTGTACAACCTTGTTGACCCCACATCAACCATCAATGATTGGAGTGAGGAAGCAGTAGTTCAGTTCCAGGACTTTGTGGATACTGCCGCATCCAACCATGTGGTTTTGAAATGCACCATATATGCCATCATGTATAGTGAGCAGAAGGTTGTGTACAACATTGTGGATCTAGAAACACCCTTTGAAAGTGTCTGCACCCTTATGGCCAGTGTTGCCAGTTCACCTCCCAAGAAAGCCTCCAGATCCCCTCTCCGTCTGGATACGTACTACTATTCAACTCACAATATAAAAACAGGGACAGAGGAAATGGTGACAGTGACATATGTGAACAGTGTCAATCAGTTCTACTGCCAGCTTGAGAGGAATGCTCACGTGATGGAAGACCTTGTGATAAAACTGAACAGTCTTTGCCACCAGCTTAAGACTGCAAAGCTCCCAGCTGTTTTTGGAACTGTGTGCTTTGCAAAATACACTGATGGGCTCTGGTACAGAGGACAGATCAAGGCCACACAGCCATCAATCCTGGTTCACTTTGTGGATTATGGTGACACCCTTGAGGTGGACAAATCAGACTTGCTTCCAGTCCCCACAGAAGCTGGTGACATAGTTTCGGTGCCAGTACAAGCTATTGAGTGTGGTCTTTCTGACATACCTGCCAGTGTTTCAAGTGAGGTGAATAGCTGGTTTGAAAATAGTGTGACAGAACATACATTCCGGGCACTAGTGGTCGCCAAAGAACCTGGTGGTAAACTGCTGGTTGAGCTGTATTCTGGAAAAACTCAGGTCAATTCcaagataaaaaagaaatttcagATTAAGATGCACAGTGAAGAGCAGGTTGTCTTCCATGGTAAGAGAGCACTTGAAGTTCTtacaaatgatgcaaaaaagaATCGTAATGCTTTGCCACAGCAAGTTACAGAAAGGCAAAATGATGCACAGATCTTGAAGACAAACCAAAGGGTTTCTCCAAAACCAGTATGTCAAATGGAAGATGACATGAAAACTACCAAAGGCAGTCTGCGGTCTGCTCCCAAGCCTATACGCCCCGTTGGTGAAAATGGTCATAAGGCCAAAGCTCCCACATTAAAACTGTATAGACCTCCACAACAAAGGAAGCTATCTGGCACGATGCCAACCAGCACAGGAAATGGCTCTGAGCCAGCAGATGCTAACaccaaacaatcaaaacaaaacattaaacacaacattcccaCAGACCCAAAACAGGTAATCAAATCCAAATTACCTGACACAGAATCACAGAAGAAAAGCTATGTGGCAACAGATCATGAGCCTGAATCGTTCCCTAAACTTGCAGACCTGCCCTCAAAGTCCATAACATCAGGTATGGAAGCAGatgtctttgtctctcactgCAATAGCCCACTGAGTTTCTATGTGCAGTTTGTTGAAGAGGAGGATAACCTATTCTCCATTGTTGGAAAACTCAATGATTATCAGACAGCGATCAAACCCACTGATGTGGAAAATGTGCATCCAGGTGACCTTGTTCAGGCAGAGTTCCCAGACGATTCATCATGGTACCGTGCAGTTGTGAGAGAAATTCATGGAAACTCAATGGCGCTTGTTGAGTTTGTTGATTATGGAAATACCGCAGTAGTATCAACTTCTAAGATATGCCGAATCCACAAATCCCTCCTGCAATTTcccacatacagcacacactgtaTGCTGAGTGATGGTGTAAGTCTTGGAAAAGAGTTAGCGCTGGATCCAGAAGTTGTGTCAAATTTCAAAAAAGACATTGGTGATAATGGAGACAAGGAGCTAAAGTGCCGGTTTATCAGGCAGTCTGAATCTGTGTGGGAAGTCAGTCTTGAGGACAGCGGGGTGAATGTCATGTGTAAAGTACCTACTACAagtccagctgctgcttcagatTGTTTTGCAGAGAAACTTGGACAAATGGAAGAAAAGCCCGTCCAAAGCTCTGTTAGTGGACAGATGCCAACTGAGAAATCTAGTTTGCAGCCCTGTCCACTGCGTTATGTTGAGCGTGACTTTCTAGAGGGCCAGCAGTTAATGGCTtatgtcacaaccataaatgaTGATCAGAGCTTTTGGTGTCAGTCTgctgactcagatgaacttgacAAAATCACAGTAAGTGTGTCACAGCACAAGACTGTTAACACAGACTCACTTTCTCCCGGCAGTCCATGCATTGCCCGTTATGCAGAAGATGAGGTATGGTATCGTGCAGAGGTCATCAGCAAAGAGGAAGACATGCGTTCCGTCTTTTTTGTAGACTATGGAAACAAGTCTCAAGTCAGTGCAAGGGATGTACTGCAAATGCAACCTGAACTGTGTGAAATTCCACCACAGGCCTTTCTGTGCGAGCTTGAAGGCTTTGAAGCTTATCATGGCTCCTGGGAAGATGGTGCAATAGATACATTATCAGAACTTATAACAGATAAAGAATTACTGCTCACTGTTAATAGAGTAACAAGAGGAGAACAAGGCAAGATCAAATGCTTTGTCCAAATGGAGTGTGAGGGTCAAGTGATAAATGAGACAATGAGGGCCCAGTGGAGGAGcttcacaaacaacaacaaccctgaTGCTGTTGATCTGTCCTCTTCATACAAAGCACCACAATTGCCATTTGATTCAGACACACCAAAGGAACTTGTTATCCCAGAAACAGATATTGCTGTTTCTTTCAGTCAGTCTGTGGGAGACCAGAAAGAAGAGGAATACACTGAAGAGCTCAATACTCCTTGTGATGCAGGTGATTCCTCACAATTATCCTGTCTCATGAAGAGTGATGGCTCTGTTCCATCTCAGTCTTCTGCTGATGCCCAAAAGGAGGATGTTGATGAGATTTTGTCGGAGTCCAGTGTGACTGTCCAACCTTGTTCGGTGACTGAGATGGAGATGATTGGAGAAAAGGTTTCCAAACAAGTGGTAAAGTCACTACCAGCTACTGTGATGTCTGAAGCAGAACCAAACAGTGACTGTTTGTCATATGATGTTGGAAAGGATCAAACCATGTTACCTCTGCTTGATAAAGGTGAACAAGACACTGTGAAATTTGAAAGTGGCAGAGACTTTGAGAAGAAGGCCGCATCAACGATTGAAAGCTTGGTTGGCCCAGAATACACAAATTTTTCACCATGCTCAGATGACGAGCTCAAGCAGGCAGTGGCCCCATATGCCAGGCAAACTCAGAAAGTATGTAATAAGATGTGCTTTGAGGCTGGGCCACAGAGTACACAGTCTGCTCCAACCACTACAGACACATTGGTAGCCCAAGAGGAGAAATGTGTGGATGAGGAAGAGTGTCAGACGGTGGTTGCTGAGTTGGAGTGTCTGCCCAAAGAGCAGGATAGCCACAATGCACAGGACAATGCTGACATCGTGAAAGATTCTG AGTTTGGTCTGCTGAGACCTGCTGAATCTCTCCCCATTAATTCGGCCTGTGTGGTCTGGTCACCTGTAAAGTCGTGGTGTAAAGCACGGATCTTGAAGAAGTTTAAAGACAGCACTCTG GTTCTGCTTGTTGATTATGACTCTGAGATGATGGTTGACCCTGACAGTATCTTTGACACTGTGTTACCAGAGTCTGACCAG tgtgataATGATGACAGTCCTGACCTCGATGGGGCTCTTCCTCATAACGAGTCTCAGGCTG gTGCTACTATTGAACAGGAAGATGAAACTGGAGAAGTCGCTCCACAGGAGGAGCCACCATGTACTCCCACATATGGCAAG AATAACTTGACTGAAGATGACGCCCTGGCCCATCAAGAAGATAAACACCTCG CCCTGCTAGTTGACACTGAACCAGCAGTTAGTGAGCAGCATACCGACATAGTTCTCTCTCAGAAGATG GATGATGTGGCTGGACAGGGCACCAGCTCTATTGAAGAGGCCTGTCAGGCAGATGTCTGCATTG ATTTGGAACATGGAGCTGAGGCAGTGGGCAGTGAGCAGCTGTTGCACACAACCCCGACACGAGATACG GATTCAGAAGATGATGTCATTCCGGAAGAAATGTCCAATTCTTCAGACAGTAGTCTCG GGGTCCAGTTGTCAACTGTGACACATCTTTCTCTAGTTATCATCAACAGCTCTGATGATACTGTCGTGTGCTTGAAAGAGACTCAGTcccttcagcagcagcaacactag